The proteins below are encoded in one region of Anguilla anguilla isolate fAngAng1 chromosome 3, fAngAng1.pri, whole genome shotgun sequence:
- the LOC118223989 gene encoding uncharacterized protein LOC118223989 produces the protein MSFVVVDLLCIFSSLRCVISLISRSLREQNEELRHSLLQTVVRMEFMEAELQKTQEELNSVKDSFNRLQESASSTQQSNKLLEQKLQTTVLSMDVEQKCLTQRISELSKELAAAQATILSLKTVNIPSLLQELLDKHFQTKEAVTESLLPAIVSTQFSDVVLDRASAPGDGQSPSLAQEREDYGKNWQQASEGSQRRTATRQPWKREQGHRMRPEGDQKGGGDAVSELERGKEAKECLPSSLLIPHLQLTPQQTSPSETLRTPAGGGHGVIAHQLGSLIDVLSVSQEEGIHSGKQQQCRQSLSPDTPGPAALKSTGGPQNFPSPAGGDQRDSEEDEIICKWRLQNSKGTVGVGRNSLENDASAVTYQSAQRMLDNFMRHLQPPEEREGKGSGRGSASGSKEESLNGERGQL, from the exons ATGAGTTTTGTTGTGGTAGATTTGTTGtgcattttctcctctctccgaTGTGTTATCTCACTCATCTCCAGGTCCCTGCGGGAGCAGAACGAAGAGCTGCGTCACAGCCTGCTGCAGACGGTGGTGCGCATGGAGTTCATGGAGGCAGAACTGCAGAAGACCCAGGAGGAGCTGAACAGCGTCAAGGACAGTTTTAATAG GCTCCAGGAAAGCGCTTCCAGCACTCAGCAAAGCAATAAACTTTTAGAGCAGAAGCTTCAGACAACG GTTTTGAGCATGGACGTGGAGCAGAAGTGCCTCACCCAGAGGATCTCAGAGCTGTCCAAGGAGCTCGCTGCTGCTCAAGCCACCATCCTCTCCCTGAAGACTGTTAAT ATCCCATCCCTTCTGCAGGAACTCCTGGATAAACATTTCCAGACCAAAGAGGCTGTAACTGAATCCCTGCTGCCTGCCATAGTCTCCACCCAATTCAGTGATGTTGTCCTTGACCGAGCCTCGGCTCCTGGGGACGGCCAGTCACCTTCACTGGCGCAGGAAAGAGAGGATTATGGGAAGAACTGGCAGCAGGCGTCAGAGGGAAGCCAACGCAGGACTGCAACCCGTCAGCCTTGGAAACGGGAGCAAGGTCACCGAATGAGGCCGGAGGGAGACCAGAAGGGAGGTGGGGATGCAGTGAGCGAACTGGAGCGAGGAAAGGAGGCTAAAGAGTGTCTTCCCTCCTCCTTGCTGATACCACACCTGCAGCTGACCCCGCAGCAAACCTCCCCCTCCGAAACGCTCCGTACCCCAGCAGGAGGGGGCCACGGGGTAATCGCGCACCAGCTGGGCTCTCTAATTGACGTCCTGTCAGTCAGCCAGGAAGAGGGCATCCACAGTGGTAAACAGCAGCAGTGCCGTCAGAGCTTGAGCCCAGACACGCCCGGCCCAGCAGCCCTGAAGTCCACGGGTGGCCCGCAGAACTTCCCTTCTCCAGCAGGCGGCGATCAAAGGGATTCCGAAGAGGATGAGATCATCTGCAAGTGGAGGCTGCAGAACAGCAAAGGGACGGTTGGCGTTGGCAGAAATAGCTTGGAGAACGACGCCAGCGCGGTGACCTACCAGTCTGCTCAGAGGATGCTGGACAACTTTATGCGCCACCTGCAACctccagaggagagagaggggaagggcaGTGGTAGAGGCTCGGCCAGTGGGTCAAAAGAAGAGTCCTTAAACGGGGAGAGAGGGCAGTTGTGA
- the rom1b gene encoding rod outer segment membrane protein 1b, whose translation MALLKVKFPFQKRVRMAQALWLLSWLAVLGGTFTFSLGIFLKTELHKRAEVMDNTEIHAVPNTLMLAGLASLGINFFAGKICQDSLDVARFPRWKSFMQPFFVLSVFFTLLLLVAVIMSYAMKGNLEESLKVGLKNGIRFYKDTDTPGRCSQKETIDRLQMDFRCCGNTNYRDWFEIQWISNRYLDFTSKEVKDRIRSNVDGRYLVDGVPFSCCNPRSPRPCIQYRLTNNSAHYNYEHQTEELNLYSRGCRQALVNYYMGLMNSIGAGVLSVFLLQMTVLVSLRYLQTAMEAVVGQENAEIETEGYLLEKSVKETVKEFMDTVRKLLQPTQVDAAAAEGGAAGGEKAATPAS comes from the exons ATGGCTCTGCTGAAGGTGAAGTTCCCCTTCCAGAAGCGCGTGCGTATGGCTCAGGCTCTTTGGCTGCTGTCCTGGCTGGCCGTCCTTGGAGGGACCTTCACGTTTTCCTTGGGGATCTTCCTGAAGACCGAACTCCACAAGAGAGCTGAG GTGATGGATAACACAGAGATCCATGCCGTGCCCAACACCTTGATGTTGGCTGGCCTGGCCTCCCTGGGCATCAACTTTTTTGCGGGGAAGATCTGCCAGGACTCCCTGGACGTGGCCCGCTTCCCGCGCTGGAAGTCCTTCATGCAGCCCTTCTTCGTCCTCTCCGTCTTCTTCACCCTCCTCCTGCTGGTGGCGGTCATCATGAGCTACGCCATGAAGGGCAACCTGGAGGAGTCCCTGAAGGTCGGGCTGAAGAACGGCATCCGCTTCTACAAGGACACGGACACGCCTGGCCGCTGCTCCCAGAAGGAGACCATCGACCGCCTGCAGATGGACTTCCGCTGCTGCGGGAACACCAACTACCGGGACTGGTTCGAGATTCAGTGGATCAGCAACCGCTACCTGGATTTCACGTCCAAGGAAGTCAAGGA CCGCATCAGGAGCAATGTGGACGGGCGCTACCTGGTGGACGGGGTCCCCTTCAGCTGCTGCAACCCCAGGTCCCCCAGGCCCTGCATCCAGTACAGGCTGACCAACAACTCCGCCCACTACAACTACGAGCACCAGACCGAGGAGCTCAACCTGTACAGCCGCGGCTGCCGCCAGGCGCTGGTCAACTACTACATGGGCCTGATGAACTCCATCGGGGCCGGGGTGCTGTCTGTCTTCCTGCTGCAG ATGACCGTGCTGGTGAGCCTGCGGTACCTGCAGACCGCCATGGAGGCGGTGGTGGGGCAGGAGAACGCCGAAATCGAGACGGAGGGGTACCTGCTGGAGAAGAGCGTGAAGGAAACGGTGAAGGAGTTCATGGACACCGTGCGCAAGCTCCTCCAGCCCACTCAGGTGGACGCGGCCGCGGCGGAgggcggggcagcggggggAGAGAAGGCGGCCACGCCCGCCAGCTAA
- the cdca5 gene encoding sororin: MSNRTIRLSLVEQGNHKEDSDYDSPHQRRRSPRLCTTTISSQNVMEFNNENVHSVVPAVKRSITVRKIVPRKTQVAGTPGQSVRRSPRVSAECNKENANRLSGPKWEQPKVSTSTPAAAPPPKPAVLSPILASADPPPEQRRDTASLEWSRKVRRSYSRSSAGDRSFEASPAPTPSSPPPCRRETFFGFEQLRTPTVAGGRAERSRLGAGAPSEISLSVCGGSFSLQEGNGSVADSPECDVNIPGVVLVKEKRKRRKVQQIKMSEFDFLAAQMNAEFDEAESFDLVVE; encoded by the exons ATGAGCAACCGGACTATACGACTATCGTTGGTGGAGCAAGGGAATCATAAAGAAGATTCAG ATTATGACAGCCCGCATCAAAGAAGGCGATCGCCGAGACTGTGTACTACTACAATCAGCAGTCAAAACGTGATGGAGTTCAACAATGAGAATGTG CACAGTGTAGTCCCTGCTGTGAAGCGCTCCATTACCGTGAGGAAGATCGTTCCGAGGAAGACTCAG GTGGCTGGAACTCCTGGCCAATCAGTGCGCCGTAGTCCTAGA GTTTCTGCAGAGTGCAACAAGGAGAATGCCAATAGGCTGTCAGGACCAAAGTGGGAGCAACCGAAAGTGTCCACCTCCACGCCCGCTGCCGCCCCTCCGCCGAAACCCGCCGTTCTGTCGCCAATCCTGGCTTCCGCCGACCCCCCTCCCGAGCAGCGGCGGGACACCGCGAGCCTCGAGTGGTCTCGGAAAGTGCGGCGCTCGTACAGCCGTTCGAGCGCCGGGGACCGCTCCTTCGAGGCCTCCCCGGCCCCCACGCCGTCGTCCCCGCCGCCCTGTCGCCGGGAAACCTTCTTCGGCTTCGAGCAGCTCCGGACCCCCACGGTGGCGGGCGGGAGGGCCGAGCGGTCgcggctgggggcgggggcgcccTCGGAAATCTCGCTGTCCGTGTGCGGGGGCTCCTTCTCGCTGCAGGAGGGGAACGGCAGCGTGGCCGACTCACCAGAGTGTGACGTGAACATCCCCGGGGTGGTGCTGgtgaaggagaagaggaagaggaggaaggtgCAGCAGATTAAG atGTCAGAGTTTGACTTTCTAGCTGCACAAATGAATGCAGAATTTGACGAGGCAGAGAGCTTTGACTTGGTGGTGGAGTGa
- the LOC118222530 gene encoding filaggrin-like, whose protein sequence is MDKFFTPVHSPRHEETKAREPYHSHRHHHHQDNEGHGYSTPGSSNGSVSRGHVHHRPGGHRTPEHLDHPPHRTHRHGSPHHSRCSDASPRSHSHNLDPVASSPRSCSHTSTSSSWSSEASIDKEAFLTDSRPGPRYSQSCGSIPAEGPGFWDEEEGAHLEGLEGTHPKHHHCRDDCAHKLHRGQSKSEEELPRTNSTEDVRPVHLDHSPLYKSASLGRSLAFNDYTDVLLDSEKPKKAPSSIQLPSKGILKNKQGQGGAASGVSHFRKAKSLEVLSTHVEMTAGGLKGGGGGVGKSKLEDAGVEKRKEVVRQNFVREKLQFSAFLNEITRQVISPSRLSSLGVPHAFGLPGPGQASRKPPRKEQRAEGERQVGGQVHSQQKDRSDTPDSAVSSGHSRSSKYSHSSKRHHSHQQSVDGSSSQQHHTPAGQTNPGTNSPERCLPPGHGQDHSGEKQHQGGYSLLLTDGTNTSPELSPHAARRHHSHAHPQPDPLPHHQKHHQPHLEKCQRHHARRSPSPHSPCPPKTIQTGHRETHSGVPEQESDSSQNKDSASTTSTSLEHSDKNKQICYKAAAAQDKDTVTDVDRAQ, encoded by the exons ATGGACAAGTTTTTCACCCCAGTTCATAGCCCCCGTCATGAAGAAACCAAGGCCAGAGAACCTTACCACTCCCACCGCCATCACCACCACCAGGACAACGAAGGTCATGG TTATAGTACTCCAGGGAGCAGCAATGGGAGCGTGAGTCGGGGCCATGTTCACCACCGGCCTGGTGGGCACCGCACCCCAGAACACCTGGACCACCCTCCCCATCGCACGCACCGCCACGGCTCCCCGCACCACAGCCGCTGCTCGGATGCGTCTCCGCGCAGCCACTCGCACAACCTCGACCCGGTCGCCTCCTCCCCCAGATCCTGCTCCCACACCTCCACATCCTCCTCCTGGTCTTCCGAGGCCAGCATTGACAAAGAGGCGTTCCTCACGGACAGCAGGCCAGGGCCCCGGTATTCCCAGTCATGCGGCAGCATTCCTGCCGAGGGGCCGGGATTCTgggatgaggaagagggagcCCATCTGGAGGGGCTTGAGGGGACGCACCCAAAGCATCACCACTGCCGAGATGACTGCGCGCACAAGCTCCACCGTGGCCAAAGCAAGAGTGAGGAGGAGCTTCCGCGTACAAACAGCACCGAGGATGTTAGGCCCGTGCACCTGGACCATAGCCCTCTCTACAAGTCAGCTAGCCTTGGACGAAGCCTGGCTTTCAATGACTATACAGATGTCCTTCTGGATTCAGAGAAGCCCAAAAAGGCCCCATCCTCCATCCAGCTCCCAAGCAAGGGTATCCTGAAGAACAAACAGGGGCAGGGTGGAGCAGCCAGTGGGGTTAGTCATTTTCGTAAGGCTAAGTCCTTGGAGGTGCTGTCTACCCACGTAGAGATGACTGCAGGGGGactgaaagggggagggggcggagtgggAAAGTCTAAGCTGGAGGACGCTGGTGTGGAAAAACGGAAAGAGGTGGTCAGGCAGAATTTTGTGCGGGAGAAGCTCCAGTTCTCCGCCTTCCTAAATGAGATCACCCGGCAGGTCATCAGCCCCTCGCGACTCAGCTCTCTGGGAGTCCCGCATGCCTTCGGGCTGCCAGGCCCTGGCCAGGCCTCACGAAAACCGCCCAGGAAAGAGCAAAGAGCAGAAGGGGAGAGGCAGGTGGGAGGGCAAGTGCACAGCCAGCAGAAAGATCGCTCCGACACCCCTGACTCTGCAGTTTCCAGTGGCCACTCCCGCTCCAGCAAGTACTCCCACTCTAGCAAGCGTCATCACAGCCACCAGCAGTCCGTAGATGGCAGTTCTTCGCAGCAGCACCACACACCAGCGGGCCAAACCAATCCCGGCACCAACAGCCCGGAACGCTGTCTCCCGCCAGGGCATGGGCAGGACCACAGCGGGGAGAAACAGCACCAGGGAGGATACAGCCTTCTCCTGACTGACGGCACCAACACCAGCCCGGAGCTGAGCCCACATGCAGCAAGACGCCACCATTCCCACGCGCATCCCCAGCCtgaccccctccctcaccaccaGAAACACCACCAGCCTCATCTCGAGAAATGCCAACGCCACCATGCTCGCCGCAGCCCATCTCCGCATTCTCCCTGTCCTCCCAAAACAATCCAGACCGGCCACAGGGAGACCCACTCCGGGGTTCCTGAACAAGAATCAGATTCGTCCCAAAATAAGGATTCTGCCTCGACCACCAGCACCAGTCTGGAACACAGCGATAAGAACAAACAGATATGCTACAAGGCTGCAGCGGCGCAAGACAAG GATACTGTGACTGATGTTGACCGAGCCCAGTAA